The proteins below are encoded in one region of Oncorhynchus tshawytscha isolate Ot180627B linkage group LG04, Otsh_v2.0, whole genome shotgun sequence:
- the LOC112248327 gene encoding olfactomedin-like protein 2A, with amino-acid sequence MWRFTHLLACLLVVCKDVTAQSKIFGETEPVRMTSEGSDCRCKCIMRPLSKDACQRLRSGSVRVEDFYTVETVSSGSDCKCSCTAPPSSLNPCENEWKMEKLKKQAPELLKLHSMVDLLEGTLYSLDLMKVHSYINKVVSQMNTLEETIKTNLTRDNEFVRDSMITLTNQFKRYENYSNIMMSIKKQISSLGLQLLQKDQTETKAQNTNDEKTKDTVKNPNKKPPSSKPPPKPPKEKVVKPKKESTKPGKPVKPDPTAKAKVAGHQPGVVRGITYYKAAKVDGDEHGTGGKDNTAKTHTVHHVKETHSEDGGAEIVLETIEGTTAEPTTTKETATTTTTTTTTTSTTTTAATTASTTMPSTTTTTIVARVERLDRPAPTIMLFLDNSDNNSRPILHRAGKILDCEGTLASIELPEKQHSYGRNEGAWMKDPLAKDSKIYVTNYYYGNNLVEFRNLDNFKQGRWSNLFKLPYNWIGTGHVVYNGAFYYNRAFTKNIIKYDLRMRYVAAWTLLHDVVYEDTTPWKWRGHSDIDFAVDESGLWVIYPSMDYDYSQQEVIVISKLDPGDLSMKKETTWRTGLKRNSYGNCFIICGVLYAVDVYNQKEGEVNYAYDTHTNSEAIPRLPFTNEYTYTTQIDYNPKEKVLYAWDNGHQLTYNIHFVDQ; translated from the exons TGCCTACTGGTGGTGTGTAAAGATGTCACTGCGCAGAGTAAG ATCTTCGGGGAGACGGAGCCGGTGCGGATGACTTCCGAGGGCTCAGACTGTCGCTGTAAGTGCATCATGAGGCCACTGAGCAAGGATGCATGCCAGCGTCTGCGGAGTGGCAGCGTGCGTGTGGAGGACTTTTACACGGTGGAGACCGTCAGCTCTGGATCGGACTGCAAGTGTTCCTGCactgcccccccctcctccctcaaccCCTGTGAGAACGAGTGGAAGATGGAGAAGCTGAAGAAACAGGCCCCTGAACTGCTCAAG CTGCATTCCATGGTGGACCTACTGGAGGGGACGCTGTACAGTCTGGACCTCATGAAGGTTCACTCCTACATCAACAAGGTGGTCTCCCAGATGAACACACTAGAGGAG ACAATCAAGACCAACCTGACTCGGGACAATGAGTTTGTAAGGGACAGCATGATCACACTGACTAACCAGTTTAAGAGGTATGAGAACTACTCCAACATCATGATGAGCATCAAGAAGCAGATCTCCAGTCTGGGCCTGCAGCTACTGCAGAAAGACCAAACAGAGACCAAAGCTCAG AACACCAATGATGAGAAAACCAAGGACACCGTAAAAAACCCTAACAAAAAGCCCCCTTCATCCAAGCCCCCTCCCAAGCCGCCCAAGGAAAAGGTCGTAAAACCTAAGAAAGAGAGCACCAAGCCTGGGAAACCTGTCAAGCCTGACCCCACAGCCAAGGCCAAGGTGGCAGGGCACCAGCCGGGGGTAGTGAGGGGCATCACCTACTACAAAGCAGCCAAGGTGGATGGGGACGAGCACGGCACAGGTGGTAAAG ACAACACTGCCAAGACTCACACTGTCCACCACGTCAAAGAGACACACTCTGAGGACGGAGGTGCTGAAATTGTCCTGGAAACCATTGAGGGAACCACAGCTGAGCCAACAACTACCAAAGAAACTgcaaccactaccacaaccaccaccactaccacgaGCACGACAACAACGGCAGCAACAACAGCCAGTACTACAatgccatccactaccaccaccaccattgtaGCAAGAGTTGAAAGGCTAGACAGACCAGCCCCCACCATCATGCTGTTCCTAGACAACTCTGACAACAACAGCCGGCCAATCCTACACAGAGCAG GTAAAATCCTGGACTGTGAGGGGACTCTGGCCTCTATTGAGCTCCCAGAGAAGCAGCACAGCTATGGGCGGAACGAAGGAGCCTGGATGAAGGATCCCCTGGCCAAGGACTCAAAGATCTACGTCACCAACTATTACTACGGCAACAACCTGGTGGAGTTCCGAAACCTGGACAACTTCAAACAAG GTCGCTGGAGCAACCTCTTCAAACTGCCTTACAACTGGATCGGCACGGGCCACGTGGTGTACAACGGAGCCTTCTACTACAACCGAGCTTTCACCAAGAACATCATCAAGTACGACCTGAGGATGCGCTACGTGGCCGCCTGGACCCTCCTGCATGATGTGGTTTATGAGGACACTACCCCCTGGAAGTGGAGAGGTCACTCGGACATTGACTTTGCCGTGGACGAGAGTGGGCTGTGGGTGATCTACCCTTCCATGGACTATGACTACTCCCAGCAGGAGGTGATTGTCATCAGTAAGCTGGACCCTGGGGATCTGTCAATGAAGAAGGAGACCACCTGGAGGACGGGCCTGAAGAGGAACTCCTATGGGAACTGCTTCATCATCTGTGGGGTGCTGTACGCTGTGGACGTCTATAACCAGAAGGAAGGGGAGGTGAACTATGCCTACGACACCCACACCAACTCAGAGGCTATCCCTCGCCTGCCCTTCACCAACGAGTACACCTACACTACCCAGATAGACTACAACCCCAAGGAGAAGGTCCTGTATGCCTGGGACAATGGACACCAACTCACATATAACATACACTTTGTTGACCAATGA